GGGACCCGCGGGTTCCCGGAATGACGAGGCGAGGCCAAGCGCCCCGAAACGGTGAGGCCGAGGGCCGCACATGCCGTGCGACGCTCCCTCATCGACGGCGTGGAAGCTCGCCTCCGCGAAAGCGGAGGTAATCCCATGTCAGTTTCGTCCGTCCGTGGCTTCATCGACAAAGCCACGATCCACTTGACCACCCTCGCGGCGCTGCTCGCGACGCTCCTGTTCAGCGCGAGCGCGTGGGCCAGCGAAGGCGAGTCGGGCCATCACGGCGGCGGTGAGGCCAACCTGGTGCTGCCCGACCTCGACAGCGTTCACATGCTGGGCATGACCGGCAAGAGCCTCCTCAGCTGGGGCCTGCTCGTCACCGCTCTCGGCTTGGTGTTCGGCGTCGTCACCCTGCGCCAGATCCGCGACCTGCCCGCTCACAAGTCCATGAAGGAGATCAGCGACCTGATCTGGGAGACCTGCAAAACCTACCTGATCACCCAGGGCAAGTTCATCCTGATGCTCGAGATCTTCATCGGCTCGATCATCCTGGTGTACTTCGGGTTCTTGCAGCACTTCGAGCCGCTCAAGGTGATGGTCATCCTGGGCTTCAGCTTGATCGGCATCGCCGGCAGCTACGGCGTGGCCTGGTACGGCATCCGCATCAACACCTACGCCAACTCCCGCACGGCCTTCGCGAGCCTGGAAGGCAAGCCCTTCAGCGTGTACGCGATCCCGCTGAAGGCGGGCATGAGCATCGGAATGCTGCTGATCAGCGTGGAGCTGATCATGATGCTGGGCATCTTGCTGTTCATCCCGCGGGACTACGCGGGCCCCTGCTTCATCGGCTTCGCCATCGGCGAGTCCTTGGGCGCCTCCGCCCTGCGCATCGCCGGCGGCATCTTCACCAAGATCGCCGATATTGGCTCCGATTTGATGAAGATCGTCTTCAAGATCAAGGAAGACGACGCCCGTAACCCCGGCGTGATCGCCGACTGCACCGGCGACAACGCCGGCGACAGCGTGGGCCCCTCCGCCGACGGCTTCGAGACCTACGGCGTGACCGGTGTGGCGCTCATCACCTTCATCCTGCTCGCGGTCCCCGTGGAGCTGGTGCAGGTGCAGCTCCTGGTCTGGATCTTCGCCATGCGCATCATGATGGTGGTAGCGAGCGGCGTCTCGTACCTGCTCAACGAGGCGTACCAAAAGGCCACCCTGGGCGATGCCAAGTCCTTCAACTTCGAGAAGCCCCTCACCCAGCTGGTGTGGCTCACGTCCTTCATCAGCATCGGCCTCACGGTGCTGGTCAGCTACCTGCTGATCCAGACCCTGGGCGACGGCACGCTGTGGTGGAAGCTCAGCATCATCATCAGCTGCGGCACCCTGGCCGGCGCGGTCATTCCGGAGCTGATCAAGGTGTTCACCTCCACCGAGTCCCGCCACGTGGACGAGGTCGTCACCTCCTCCAAGGAGGGCGGCGCCAGCCTCAACATCCTGTCGGGCCTCACCGCCGGCAACTTCAGCGCCTTCTGGATGGGCGTGATCGTGCTCGTGCTGATGGGCGCGTCCTACTACGTCAGCAGCATGGGCCTGGGCGACATCATGCTCGCTCCCGCCGTGTTCGCCTTCGGTCTGGTCGCCTTCGGCTTCCTGGGCATGGGCCCCGTGACCATCGCCGTGGACTCCTACGGCCCCGTCACCGACAACGCCCAGAGCGTCTTCGAGCTGTCCACCATCGAGAGCATCGAGGGCATCGAGGAAGAGCTGAAGAAGGACTACAAGCTCGACGTCGACTTCGAGCGCGCCAAGCACCTGCTCGAGGAGAACGACGGCGCGGGCAACACCTTCAAGGCCACCGCCAAGCCGGTGCTCATCGGCACCGCCGTGGTGGGCGCCACCACCATGATCTTCAGCATCATCGTGGTGCTCACCAACGGTCTGAAGGAAAATCAGGAGAAGCTCTCCCTGCTCCACCCGCCCTTCCTGCTCGGGCTGGTGGCCGGCGGCGCGATGATCTTCTGGTTCACCGGCGCCTCCACCCAGGCGGTGACCACCGGCTCCTACCGCGCGGTGGAGTTCATCAAGAAGAACATCAAGCTCGACGGCGTGGTCAAGGCCAGCATCACCGACAGCAAGAAGGTCGTCGGCATCTGCACGCAGTACGCCCAGAAGGGGATGATCAACATCTTCTTCGCGGTGTTCTTCGGCACCCTGGCCTACGCCTGCGCCGAGCCGTTCTTCTTCATCGGCTACCTGATCTCGATCGCCCTGTTCGGCTTGTTCCAGGCCTTGTTCCTGGCCAACGCCGGCGGCGCCTGGGACAACGCCAAGAAGGTGGTCGAG
This window of the Polyangiaceae bacterium genome carries:
- a CDS encoding sodium-translocating pyrophosphatase, which codes for MSVSSVRGFIDKATIHLTTLAALLATLLFSASAWASEGESGHHGGGEANLVLPDLDSVHMLGMTGKSLLSWGLLVTALGLVFGVVTLRQIRDLPAHKSMKEISDLIWETCKTYLITQGKFILMLEIFIGSIILVYFGFLQHFEPLKVMVILGFSLIGIAGSYGVAWYGIRINTYANSRTAFASLEGKPFSVYAIPLKAGMSIGMLLISVELIMMLGILLFIPRDYAGPCFIGFAIGESLGASALRIAGGIFTKIADIGSDLMKIVFKIKEDDARNPGVIADCTGDNAGDSVGPSADGFETYGVTGVALITFILLAVPVELVQVQLLVWIFAMRIMMVVASGVSYLLNEAYQKATLGDAKSFNFEKPLTQLVWLTSFISIGLTVLVSYLLIQTLGDGTLWWKLSIIISCGTLAGAVIPELIKVFTSTESRHVDEVVTSSKEGGASLNILSGLTAGNFSAFWMGVIVLVLMGASYYVSSMGLGDIMLAPAVFAFGLVAFGFLGMGPVTIAVDSYGPVTDNAQSVFELSTIESIEGIEEELKKDYKLDVDFERAKHLLEENDGAGNTFKATAKPVLIGTAVVGATTMIFSIIVVLTNGLKENQEKLSLLHPPFLLGLVAGGAMIFWFTGASTQAVTTGSYRAVEFIKKNIKLDGVVKASITDSKKVVGICTQYAQKGMINIFFAVFFGTLAYACAEPFFFIGYLISIALFGLFQALFLANAGGAWDNAKKVVEVDLKEKGSALHDATVVGDTVGDPFKDTSSVAMNPIIKFTTLFGLLAVELAITLSRETSAVLAAIFFAITLFFVWRSFYGMRIHSGQTPEASTPAKAEPTPAE